In the Brassica napus cultivar Da-Ae chromosome A7, Da-Ae, whole genome shotgun sequence genome, one interval contains:
- the LOC106405419 gene encoding myrosinase-binding protein 2-like encodes MAQQRMGPSGFQLAGDNSFDDGALDFDGVKNVSIGVREKQIVYISLTYSRGENKETITHGEQPNENMEITFGKGEGYCKTVGGIYKRGTPQLPTGYISNLYFVTSKGQKTESYVRAAADESDEAFSFTADGETQLVGLFGRFGQKGLITIGALFAPE; translated from the exons ATGGCACAACAAAGGATGGGTCCTTCTGGATTTCAACTCGCTGGAGACAACAGTTTCGACGACGGTGCACTAGACTTCGACGGCGTAAAGAATGTGTCCATTGGGGTTCGTGAAAAACAAATCGTTTATATAAGCTTAACGTACTCAAGGGGCGAAAATAAGGAGACGATCACCCACGGAGAACAACCTAACGAGAACATGGAG ATCACGTTTGGAAAAGGTGAAGGGTATTGTAAGACTGTCGGAGGCATTTACAAACGTGGAACTCCGCAGCTTCCAACAGGGTATATTAGCAACTTGTATTTTGTAACCTCCAAAGGACAGAAGACGGAATCGTACGTTCGAGCCGCTGCAGATGAGTCGGATGAGGCTTTCAGTTTCACTGCGGATGGGGAAACCCAATTGGTTGGATTATTCGGACGGTTCGGGCAGAAAGGATTAATCACGATAGGGGCGTTGTTTGCACCAGAATGA